From bacterium, one genomic window encodes:
- the gcvPB gene encoding aminomethyl-transferring glycine dehydrogenase subunit GcvPB encodes MAYIPITAEDEKAMLAVIGAKKLDDLFADVPPSVILKNGLDLPRGLTEPELKRFFNLIGKNNQPVSDRPCFLGAGVYYHEVPAAVKAVVTRPEFLTSYTPYQPEIAQGTLQTLFDFQTYMVELTGLEVSNASLYDGASSAAEAALLALRIKKAESFVYVSRGVHPEYRQTIQTYLNPLGHKIREIPLKGTETDLEQLKTDLWPNSVVMVQYPNFLGTVEDLAAIAKVCKEKNAYLVAVVAEAMNLGLLPSPASLGADICAGSAQSFGNILSFGGPHAGFLTAKFDDIRQMPGRIVGETVDRNGKPSCVLTFQAREQHIRRERAASNVCTTQSLMANFASAWLYFKGGAGAQQAARDGAATAHAIATEIAKLPGFKIETARYCNEFVIRPPSAGFADFLAEWGIVAPFDLSKDYPEFKDCVLAACTEMTSLEDMESFISACEDFSKHAGNASAGAGHKVHQKPSQLPAWIQARPTPKIEAHHEVEVIRYFTELARKNFCIDNGFYPLGSCTMKYNPKVHEEIAFQDAWANLHPSQREDEVQGALQVIYELEHWLHEVTGCHALTLQPAAGAHGELTALLMAKRYFADRGEHQRMNVIVPDSAHGTNPASATMAGWKTVSIPTDSRGNMDLEALKGKLGKDTAVLMLTNPSTLGLFEEHILEVAKLVHDAGGLLYYDGANMNAILGICRPADMGFDLVHLNLHKSFSTPHGGGGPGSGPVGCTKALEPYLPEPRVAKEGNRYYLRSGSPQSIGRMKGNVGNFGVLLRALAYCKRNGKEGLERVGRIATLNANYLLARLKNHYPVAYDRICKHEFVLTAEPLKKKYGISALDIAKRIIDFNYHPPTIYFPLVVPESIMVEPTETETKKTLDEFVDAMLKIRTEMETNPDVFKNAPYSTPVSRLDEVKAVKEPKLVKK; translated from the coding sequence TTGGCTTACATCCCCATCACCGCCGAAGACGAAAAGGCCATGCTGGCCGTCATCGGCGCCAAGAAGCTGGACGACCTTTTCGCGGACGTGCCCCCCTCCGTCATCCTGAAGAACGGCCTCGATCTACCCCGTGGTCTGACCGAACCCGAGCTCAAGCGTTTCTTCAACCTGATCGGCAAGAACAACCAGCCCGTCTCCGACCGGCCCTGCTTCCTGGGCGCGGGGGTCTATTACCACGAGGTACCCGCCGCGGTGAAGGCGGTGGTGACCCGGCCCGAATTCCTGACCTCCTACACGCCTTACCAGCCCGAGATCGCGCAGGGGACCCTCCAGACGCTCTTCGATTTCCAGACCTATATGGTGGAATTGACCGGCCTTGAGGTCTCCAACGCCTCCCTCTACGACGGGGCTTCCTCCGCCGCCGAGGCGGCCCTGCTGGCGCTCCGCATCAAGAAAGCCGAGTCCTTTGTTTACGTGTCCCGGGGCGTGCATCCCGAATACCGCCAGACCATCCAGACCTACCTGAACCCCCTGGGGCACAAGATCCGGGAGATCCCCCTGAAGGGGACCGAGACCGACCTCGAACAGCTCAAGACCGACCTTTGGCCCAACTCGGTGGTGATGGTCCAATACCCGAATTTCCTGGGAACCGTCGAAGACCTGGCGGCCATCGCCAAGGTCTGCAAAGAAAAGAACGCTTACCTCGTGGCGGTCGTGGCCGAGGCCATGAACCTGGGGCTCCTACCCTCTCCGGCCTCGCTGGGGGCCGACATCTGCGCGGGGTCCGCCCAATCCTTCGGCAATATCCTTTCCTTCGGAGGGCCCCATGCGGGGTTCCTGACCGCCAAGTTCGACGATATCCGCCAGATGCCGGGCCGCATCGTGGGAGAGACCGTGGACCGAAACGGCAAACCCTCCTGCGTGCTCACCTTCCAGGCCCGGGAGCAGCATATCCGCCGGGAACGGGCCGCCTCCAACGTTTGCACCACCCAGTCGCTCATGGCCAATTTTGCGTCGGCCTGGCTCTATTTCAAAGGTGGCGCCGGGGCCCAACAGGCCGCCCGGGACGGGGCCGCCACCGCCCACGCCATCGCCACCGAGATCGCCAAACTGCCCGGGTTCAAGATCGAGACCGCCCGTTATTGCAATGAGTTCGTCATCCGCCCGCCCTCGGCCGGTTTCGCCGATTTCCTGGCCGAATGGGGCATCGTGGCCCCCTTCGACCTTTCCAAGGATTACCCGGAGTTCAAGGACTGCGTCCTGGCGGCCTGCACGGAAATGACCTCGCTCGAGGACATGGAATCCTTCATCTCGGCCTGCGAGGATTTTTCCAAGCACGCGGGCAACGCCTCCGCGGGCGCCGGCCACAAGGTGCACCAGAAGCCCTCCCAATTGCCCGCTTGGATCCAGGCACGGCCTACCCCCAAGATCGAGGCCCATCACGAAGTGGAAGTGATCCGCTATTTCACCGAATTGGCCCGAAAGAACTTCTGCATCGACAACGGTTTCTACCCGCTCGGTTCCTGCACCATGAAATACAACCCCAAGGTCCACGAGGAGATCGCCTTCCAGGACGCCTGGGCCAACCTCCATCCTTCCCAGCGGGAGGACGAGGTGCAAGGCGCGCTCCAGGTCATCTATGAACTGGAACACTGGCTCCATGAGGTGACCGGTTGTCATGCCCTCACCTTGCAGCCCGCCGCCGGGGCCCATGGGGAACTGACGGCCCTCTTGATGGCCAAACGTTATTTCGCCGACCGGGGCGAGCACCAGCGGATGAACGTGATCGTGCCCGACTCGGCCCACGGCACGAATCCGGCCTCCGCCACCATGGCGGGTTGGAAGACGGTCTCCATTCCCACCGACAGCCGAGGGAACATGGACCTGGAAGCCCTCAAGGGGAAGTTGGGCAAGGACACGGCGGTCCTGATGCTGACGAACCCGAGCACGCTCGGGTTGTTCGAGGAGCATATCCTCGAGGTCGCGAAACTGGTGCATGACGCGGGGGGTCTTCTTTATTACGACGGCGCCAATATGAACGCCATTTTGGGGATCTGCCGACCGGCGGATATGGGGTTCGACTTGGTGCATCTCAATCTTCACAAGAGCTTTTCCACGCCGCATGGCGGTGGCGGGCCCGGCTCCGGGCCCGTGGGCTGCACCAAGGCCCTGGAGCCTTACCTCCCGGAACCCCGGGTGGCCAAGGAAGGGAACCGTTACTATCTAAGGAGCGGTTCGCCCCAGAGCATCGGGCGCATGAAGGGCAATGTGGGCAACTTCGGGGTGCTATTGCGGGCGTTGGCCTATTGCAAGCGCAACGGCAAGGAAGGGTTGGAGCGGGTGGGCCGCATCGCCACCCTGAACGCCAATTACCTCTTGGCTCGGCTCAAGAACCACTATCCGGTGGCCTATGACCGCATCTGCAAGCACGAGTTCGTGCTGACCGCCGAACCTTTGAAGAAGAAATACGGCATCTCGGCGCTGGACATCGCCAAGCGCATCATCGACTTCAACTACCATCCGCCCACCATTTATTTCCCGCTGGTGGTGCCGGAGTCCATCATGGTGGAGCCCACCGAGACCGAGACCAAAAAGACGCTGGACGAGTTCGTGGACGCCATGCTCAAGATCCGCACCGAGATGGAGACCAACCCGGATGTCTTCAAGAACGCGCCCTATTCCACGCCCGTCTCCCGGCTGGATGAAGTGAAAGCCGTCAAAGAACCGAAGCTCGTTAAAAAATAA
- the gcvT gene encoding glycine cleavage system aminomethyltransferase GcvT, with protein sequence MRDTFCLAWDQAHGAKLVDFHGWNMPVSYPKGILAEHEATRTSAGLFNITHMGRLRIHGPQAYKLSQWAFTNDLSKAPIGSALYGFLLNDKGGIIDDVIIYKEANDRFLWIINAGGRETDVEHLRKLAAGKDLKMDLLSDETALLALQGPKADPVLKRLVKDLDLDQVPYFGFGRGTINGKAAFIMATGYTGEDGYELMVDVKDAPMIWDLLASQPEVTVCGLGARDSLRLEAGLPLHGNDIDETTQPYEAGLGWAVKMDKEGGFFGREALNKTPGRKLIGLTLEGQNIPRSHYKVLSDGQEAGVVTSGVFSPTLKKGIALAYVKSDFLEKPLAVEIRGKSVPAEKVKLPWVRHVTKAKTKG encoded by the coding sequence ATGCGTGATACCTTCTGCCTGGCTTGGGACCAAGCCCACGGTGCCAAACTGGTCGATTTCCACGGCTGGAACATGCCGGTCTCCTACCCCAAGGGCATCCTGGCCGAACACGAGGCCACCCGCACCAGCGCCGGGCTTTTCAACATCACTCATATGGGCCGCCTGCGCATCCACGGTCCCCAGGCCTACAAGCTCTCCCAATGGGCCTTCACCAACGACCTTTCCAAGGCCCCGATCGGCAGCGCCCTCTATGGCTTCCTCCTCAACGATAAGGGCGGGATCATCGACGACGTCATCATCTATAAAGAGGCCAACGACCGCTTCCTCTGGATCATCAACGCGGGGGGACGGGAGACGGATGTGGAGCATTTACGGAAGCTGGCGGCGGGGAAGGACCTGAAGATGGACCTCCTCTCCGATGAGACGGCTCTTTTGGCCCTACAGGGCCCCAAGGCTGACCCGGTCCTGAAACGGTTAGTGAAGGATCTGGACCTGGATCAGGTCCCCTATTTCGGGTTCGGACGGGGAACGATCAACGGAAAGGCCGCCTTCATCATGGCCACCGGTTATACGGGCGAGGATGGCTACGAATTGATGGTGGATGTGAAGGACGCGCCCATGATCTGGGACCTTTTAGCTTCCCAGCCCGAGGTCACGGTCTGTGGCCTGGGCGCCCGGGATTCCCTACGGTTGGAAGCGGGCTTACCCCTCCATGGCAACGACATTGACGAGACCACCCAGCCTTATGAGGCGGGGCTTGGCTGGGCCGTGAAAATGGACAAGGAGGGCGGGTTCTTTGGCCGGGAAGCCCTGAACAAGACCCCGGGCCGCAAACTCATCGGGCTCACCCTGGAAGGCCAGAACATCCCACGCTCCCACTATAAAGTGCTGTCCGATGGCCAAGAGGCGGGGGTCGTGACCAGCGGGGTCTTCTCGCCCACCCTCAAGAAGGGGATCGCCCTGGCCTATGTGAAAAGCGATTTCCTGGAAAAACCACTGGCCGTCGAGATCCGAGGCAAGTCCGTGCCGGCGGAAAAGGTGAAACTCCCGTGGGTCCGCCATGTGACCAAGGCCAAGACGAAAGGCTGA
- a CDS encoding FlgD immunoglobulin-like domain containing protein has product MKTILTALFLAGAACAWAQSDELYVSKNVFTPGTDTVDIQVTAPNFPNTVSLRIYNSVGELVRILEHIDTIGAFTQSYSWDGKNVNGDKVASGVYLILFKDNQSLHTARILAVQ; this is encoded by the coding sequence TTGAAGACGATCTTGACCGCGTTGTTCCTCGCCGGGGCCGCTTGCGCCTGGGCCCAATCGGACGAACTTTACGTGTCCAAGAACGTTTTCACGCCCGGCACGGACACCGTCGATATCCAGGTCACGGCCCCGAATTTCCCGAATACCGTCTCCCTGCGCATCTACAACTCCGTGGGGGAATTGGTCCGGATCCTGGAGCACATCGACACCATCGGCGCCTTCACCCAATCCTATAGTTGGGATGGGAAGAACGTGAACGGGGACAAGGTGGCCAGCGGGGTCTACCTGATCCTGTTCAAGGACAACCAATCCCTGCATACCGCCCGCATCCTCGCCGTTCAATAG
- a CDS encoding tetratricopeptide repeat protein: MFFFDGIRSRIFIFYSLLIFSLLPSLCFSATSADYYRAGLKLYNDRQYGQAETYLKAAIQVDPNNWEAEQVLGFCYYREGRTGEAKTVLQQSLDHHPDNPSLRKFVNSLGGTATNNSTSASPAVSPVIGGGNFGLGLVVGSPGDFGATGKYWLDNQNAFQGALKINGGTVAQFQYLWHDYDLVHPSSGAMPFYIGVGGDLAFGGGTVAIAGCAPIGLTYLFQKTSIPIDLFVEGVPTLWFFSGGTSFQLYADLGARYYF, encoded by the coding sequence ATGTTCTTTTTTGACGGGATTCGTTCAAGAATTTTCATTTTTTACTCCCTTCTCATCTTTTCCCTTTTACCCAGTTTATGTTTCTCCGCCACTTCCGCCGATTATTACCGGGCGGGCCTCAAGCTTTATAACGATCGGCAATACGGCCAGGCCGAAACCTACCTCAAGGCCGCCATCCAGGTGGACCCGAACAATTGGGAGGCCGAGCAGGTGCTTGGCTTCTGCTATTACCGGGAAGGGCGGACGGGCGAAGCCAAGACCGTCCTGCAGCAGAGCCTGGACCATCACCCGGACAATCCCTCGCTCCGAAAATTCGTGAATAGCCTGGGTGGGACCGCAACCAACAACTCCACGTCCGCTTCTCCTGCGGTCTCTCCGGTCATCGGGGGCGGGAATTTCGGGTTGGGGTTGGTCGTGGGGTCGCCCGGCGATTTCGGCGCCACGGGCAAGTACTGGCTGGACAACCAGAACGCCTTCCAAGGGGCCCTCAAGATCAACGGAGGGACCGTCGCCCAGTTCCAATACCTCTGGCACGATTACGACCTGGTCCATCCCAGTTCGGGGGCCATGCCCTTCTATATCGGGGTCGGGGGCGATCTGGCTTTCGGAGGCGGCACCGTCGCCATCGCCGGCTGTGCGCCGATCGGACTGACCTATCTCTTCCAGAAGACCTCGATCCCCATCGATCTCTTCGTCGAAGGGGTCCCCACCCTCTGGTTCTTCAGCGGCGGCACCAGCTTCCAGCTCTATGCCGACCTCGGCGCCCGTTACTATTTCTGA
- a CDS encoding GrpB family protein, whose product MADRPTGYDPQNDAIEIVDYDPDWPVLYLKEEGILRGVLAAFGPLSIEHFGSTSVPGLAAKPILDIMVSVASRDLWPSLVQPLQNLGYSYWRDNPQENEMFFVKGMPPYGERRTHHVHIYDRQGMRWKRELAFRDHLRREPEAARCYERLKKELAAKFTFDREAYTQGKGGFIEETLVKITQG is encoded by the coding sequence ATGGCGGACCGTCCCACAGGTTACGACCCTCAAAATGACGCCATTGAGATCGTGGATTACGATCCGGATTGGCCCGTGCTTTATCTAAAGGAAGAGGGGATCCTGCGAGGGGTCTTGGCGGCCTTCGGCCCCCTTTCTATCGAACACTTCGGCAGCACTTCCGTTCCCGGCCTAGCCGCCAAGCCCATCCTGGACATCATGGTGAGCGTGGCTTCGCGGGACCTGTGGCCTTCCTTGGTCCAACCCCTCCAAAATCTGGGCTATTCCTATTGGCGCGATAACCCCCAAGAGAACGAGATGTTCTTCGTAAAGGGGATGCCGCCCTATGGTGAAAGGCGTACCCATCATGTCCATATCTACGATCGGCAAGGTATGCGTTGGAAAAGGGAATTGGCCTTCCGGGATCACCTTCGCCGAGAGCCCGAAGCGGCAAGATGTTATGAAAGGTTGAAGAAGGAACTGGCGGCGAAGTTCACCTTTGACCGGGAAGCTTACACCCAAGGGAAGGGCGGGTTCATCGAGGAGACCTTGGTAAAAATTACACAAGGATAG
- a CDS encoding peptide chain release factor 3, with amino-acid sequence MEQVPTNEIKNAVAKRRTFAIISHPDAGKTTLTEKLLLYSGMIQTAGMVRGRKGGKVAVSDWMGMEQERGISITASAMQFPYKNAIINVLDTPGHQDFSEDTYRTLTAADCAIMVIDAAKGVETQTRKLFEVCRLRGIPVMTFVNKMDLPGREPLDLMEEVEQVLGIHSSAMNWPVGSGREFVGVVDRRTKELILFKKVSVGGAAKAAVERIPLSDPGVKDHVSPELWEKLHHDMELLEVAGNAYDHAEFLKGKVTPVFFASALTNFGVEPFFDAFVEMAPPPGPRLADSPSGEVLVDPIETPFSAYVFKLQANMNPKHRDSTAFLRVCSGRYERDLVVKHHRLDKEIRLSRPHTMLASDRSTLDLAYPGDIVGVINPGTFAIGDTISLTGGFNFKPLPSFQPEIFARVRPKDVSKRKSFDKGVEQMTAEGTVQMLKSWDELDFYVAAVGRLQFDVLQYRLKSEYGVDSELETLPFTSSAWLKGDPSTFDPPVQVLKTKDKLDRPVILFKTSWDKDYTARKCPDHSFADMG; translated from the coding sequence ATGGAACAAGTGCCGACCAACGAGATCAAGAACGCGGTGGCGAAGCGCCGTACCTTCGCCATCATTTCCCATCCTGACGCCGGGAAGACCACCCTCACCGAGAAGCTCCTCCTTTATTCCGGCATGATCCAGACCGCCGGCATGGTGCGGGGCCGCAAGGGCGGCAAGGTGGCCGTCTCCGACTGGATGGGCATGGAGCAGGAGCGCGGCATTTCCATCACCGCCTCCGCCATGCAGTTCCCCTACAAGAACGCCATCATCAACGTGCTGGACACCCCGGGCCACCAGGACTTCTCCGAGGACACCTACCGCACCCTCACCGCCGCCGACTGCGCCATCATGGTCATCGACGCGGCCAAGGGTGTGGAGACCCAGACCCGCAAGCTCTTCGAGGTCTGCCGCCTGCGGGGCATCCCCGTCATGACCTTCGTGAACAAGATGGACCTGCCCGGCCGAGAGCCCCTGGACCTGATGGAGGAAGTGGAACAAGTGCTCGGCATCCATTCCTCCGCCATGAACTGGCCGGTCGGGAGCGGCCGGGAATTCGTCGGGGTGGTGGACCGCCGCACGAAGGAATTGATCCTTTTCAAGAAGGTCTCGGTGGGCGGCGCCGCCAAGGCGGCGGTGGAACGCATCCCCCTTTCCGACCCGGGGGTGAAGGACCACGTCTCCCCCGAACTTTGGGAGAAGCTCCACCATGACATGGAGCTTTTGGAGGTGGCCGGCAACGCCTATGACCACGCCGAGTTCCTCAAGGGCAAGGTCACCCCGGTCTTCTTCGCCTCGGCCCTGACCAACTTCGGGGTGGAGCCCTTCTTCGACGCCTTCGTGGAGATGGCCCCTCCCCCGGGGCCCCGTTTGGCGGACTCGCCCTCGGGCGAAGTCCTGGTGGACCCCATCGAGACCCCCTTCAGCGCCTACGTGTTCAAGCTTCAGGCCAACATGAACCCCAAGCACCGGGATTCCACGGCTTTTTTAAGGGTCTGCTCCGGCCGCTACGAGCGGGACCTAGTAGTGAAGCATCACCGGCTGGACAAGGAGATCCGCCTCTCCCGGCCCCATACCATGCTGGCCTCCGACCGCTCCACGCTGGACCTGGCCTACCCGGGCGACATCGTGGGGGTCATCAACCCCGGCACCTTCGCCATCGGCGACACCATCTCGCTGACCGGAGGCTTCAACTTCAAGCCGCTCCCTTCCTTCCAACCCGAGATCTTCGCCCGGGTGCGGCCCAAGGATGTCAGCAAGCGCAAATCCTTCGACAAGGGCGTGGAACAGATGACCGCGGAGGGGACCGTGCAGATGCTCAAGAGCTGGGACGAGCTGGATTTCTACGTGGCCGCCGTCGGCCGCCTGCAGTTCGACGTGCTGCAATACCGCTTGAAGAGCGAATATGGGGTGGACAGCGAACTGGAGACCCTTCCCTTCACTTCCAGCGCCTGGCTGAAGGGCGATCCCTCGACCTTCGATCCGCCGGTCCAGGTGCTCAAGACCAAGGACAAGCTGGACCGGCCGGTCATCCTCTTCAAGACGTCCTGGGACAAGGATTACACGGCCCGCAAATGCCCCGACCATTCCTTCGCGGACATGGGTTGA
- the gcvH gene encoding glycine cleavage system protein GcvH, translating into MRKFAKTHEWYEDLGSGKVKIGISKHAAHELSDVVFIELPDVGKKLADKQSLCVLESVKAVADAYSPAGTVVEVNSKLKDQAGLVNQDPEGEGWIAIVQIDNPKALDEYLTEEQYLATLH; encoded by the coding sequence ATGCGAAAGTTCGCTAAAACCCACGAATGGTACGAGGACCTGGGCTCCGGCAAGGTCAAGATCGGCATTTCCAAGCATGCCGCCCATGAGCTTTCCGACGTGGTCTTCATCGAACTGCCCGACGTGGGCAAGAAACTGGCGGACAAGCAAAGCCTCTGCGTGCTCGAGTCCGTCAAGGCCGTGGCCGACGCCTATAGTCCGGCCGGGACGGTCGTGGAAGTGAACAGCAAACTCAAGGACCAAGCGGGTCTCGTGAACCAGGACCCGGAAGGCGAAGGCTGGATCGCCATCGTGCAGATCGACAACCCCAAAGCGCTCGACGAATACCTCACTGAAGAACAATACCTCGCGACGCTCCACTAA
- a CDS encoding polyphosphate kinase 2 family protein, with translation MIKKSFLNKFVIKPGKQVYFRDLDPGWASHKDLLDRFGEERVMRLAKKILKRNLENLAEAQNLLWASDTYGILVILQAMDAAGKDGIIRHVMSGLNPQACQVHNFKKPTNDELDHNFLWRYMKALPQRGRIGIFNRSYYEDVLVVKVHPEYLDHQKLPPGVKGENIWRHRYSDINHFEKHLTRNGIIVLKFYLHMSKDEQRKRLLARLNNPAKHWKFSDSDLPERAYWDDYMKAYEDALTATSTEWAPWYVIPSNHKWASRTLVADILAGTICNLGLEFPKITAERRKRLEAARIQLENEVEELAEGTMTA, from the coding sequence GTGATCAAGAAAAGTTTCCTGAACAAGTTCGTCATCAAACCCGGAAAACAGGTCTACTTCCGGGACCTGGACCCGGGCTGGGCCTCCCACAAGGACCTGCTGGACAGGTTCGGCGAGGAAAGGGTCATGCGCCTGGCCAAGAAGATCCTCAAGCGCAACCTGGAGAACCTGGCCGAGGCCCAGAACCTTTTGTGGGCCTCCGATACCTACGGCATCCTGGTGATCCTCCAGGCCATGGACGCCGCCGGAAAGGACGGCATCATCCGCCATGTGATGTCGGGGCTCAACCCCCAGGCCTGCCAGGTGCACAACTTCAAGAAACCCACCAACGACGAGTTGGACCACAATTTCCTCTGGCGCTACATGAAGGCCCTGCCCCAGCGCGGTCGCATCGGTATCTTCAACCGTTCCTATTACGAGGACGTGCTGGTGGTGAAGGTGCACCCCGAATATCTCGATCACCAGAAGCTCCCGCCCGGCGTCAAGGGCGAGAACATCTGGAGGCACCGTTACAGCGACATCAACCATTTCGAGAAGCACCTGACCCGGAACGGCATCATCGTCCTGAAGTTCTACCTGCACATGTCCAAGGATGAGCAGCGCAAGCGGCTCCTGGCCCGTTTGAACAATCCGGCGAAACATTGGAAATTCTCCGATTCGGACCTGCCCGAGCGGGCCTATTGGGACGATTACATGAAGGCTTACGAGGACGCCTTGACCGCCACCTCCACCGAATGGGCGCCTTGGTACGTGATCCCCTCCAACCACAAATGGGCCTCGCGGACCCTGGTGGCGGACATCCTGGCCGGGACCATCTGCAACTTAGGCCTGGAATTCCCCAAGATCACCGCCGAACGCCGTAAGCGCCTGGAGGCGGCCCGGATCCAATTGGAGAACGAGGTGGAGGAGCTGGCCGAAGGGACGATGACGGCCTGA
- a CDS encoding nitrate reductase associated protein: protein MFRKFRFEETIYSDLSDIPMSTRFKLDRVGIQLDAKTWSHFSLEERRVLCHLSVRSQGELGCYRDFLLFLLRKHKEKAEKRDPESTRQERSEWENLSRIPEMVYFRILKLKKLITPQEWIDLDDLERYVLFKLSQDKRNDEVFAQAFEEFLPLTGLKAQRIS, encoded by the coding sequence ATGTTCCGGAAATTCAGGTTCGAAGAAACGATCTACTCCGACCTTTCGGATATCCCCATGTCCACCCGCTTCAAGCTCGACCGGGTGGGGATCCAGTTGGATGCCAAGACTTGGTCCCACTTCTCATTGGAAGAGCGCCGGGTCCTTTGCCACCTCTCGGTGCGGAGCCAGGGGGAATTGGGCTGCTATCGTGACTTTCTTTTGTTCCTCCTGCGCAAACATAAGGAAAAGGCCGAAAAACGGGACCCGGAGAGCACCCGGCAAGAGCGGTCGGAATGGGAGAACCTGAGCCGCATCCCCGAAATGGTCTATTTCCGCATCCTCAAGCTCAAGAAGCTGATCACGCCCCAAGAATGGATCGATCTGGACGACCTGGAGCGTTACGTGCTTTTCAAGCTCTCCCAGGACAAACGGAACGATGAGGTCTTCGCCCAGGCTTTCGAGGAATTCCTACCCCTTACCGGGCTCAAGGCCCAACGGATCTCCTAA
- a CDS encoding DNA-3-methyladenine glycosylase I, whose product MPAPKPRTRCGWLNSDDLLMVAYHDREWGVPLRNDRRIFEYLVLEAFQAGLSWRTVLHKRENFRRAFRGLDPKRIARWGAREQARLLKDAGIVRNRAKIKAVIRNARCFLEVQKEFGSFSRYMWGWVGGKPIHHRFRSLKQVPVVIPEAEAWSKDLKKRGFGFLGPTVLYAHMQAAGMVNDHIVDCFRYHGVKTSPRRSEKTGKKRRVV is encoded by the coding sequence TTGCCCGCGCCTAAACCTCGGACCCGTTGCGGATGGCTCAATAGCGATGACCTTCTCATGGTCGCCTACCATGACCGGGAGTGGGGCGTTCCCCTGCGCAACGACCGGCGCATCTTCGAATACCTGGTCCTGGAGGCCTTCCAGGCGGGCCTCTCCTGGAGAACGGTCCTTCATAAGCGCGAGAACTTCCGCCGGGCTTTCCGGGGCCTCGACCCGAAGCGCATCGCCCGCTGGGGCGCCCGGGAGCAGGCCCGGCTCCTCAAGGACGCGGGGATCGTGCGCAACCGCGCCAAGATCAAGGCGGTCATCCGGAACGCCCGCTGCTTCCTCGAGGTCCAAAAGGAGTTCGGGTCCTTTTCCCGCTATATGTGGGGATGGGTCGGCGGGAAGCCCATCCACCACCGGTTCCGTTCGCTCAAGCAGGTCCCGGTGGTGATCCCGGAAGCGGAGGCCTGGTCGAAGGACCTGAAAAAAAGGGGCTTCGGCTTCCTGGGCCCGACGGTCCTCTACGCCCATATGCAGGCCGCGGGGATGGTGAACGACCACATCGTGGATTGTTTCCGTTACCACGGGGTAAAAACCTCACCTCGAAGAAGCGAAAAAACCGGGAAGAAGCGAAGGGTCGTTTAA